Proteins encoded together in one Planctopirus ephydatiae window:
- a CDS encoding polyprenol monophosphomannose synthase: MSNVHDAQILISICTYNEKENIQRLLPMIREALPAAHIMVVDDNSPDGTANVVRELSQFDQHIELFLRLNKEGLGAAQLASFRKACESSFDFLINMDADFSHHPRYLPSLIAAMETADVVIGSRYVPGGGVQGWPWTRQLMSFLVNLYSRTLLGIQARDTSGAYRCYRLETLRQVPLDQVRSRGYAFQEEILFRLVRAGARVVEVPILFEDRQHGQSKINWKVALVALWDMFCVATERLRR; this comes from the coding sequence ATGAGCAATGTGCACGACGCACAGATCCTGATCTCCATCTGTACTTACAACGAAAAGGAGAACATCCAAAGGCTGCTCCCCATGATCCGGGAGGCCTTGCCTGCCGCGCACATCATGGTTGTGGATGACAACTCACCCGATGGCACGGCCAATGTCGTGCGAGAACTGTCTCAATTCGATCAGCACATTGAGTTGTTTCTCAGGCTGAACAAGGAAGGCCTGGGTGCTGCACAACTGGCATCCTTTCGGAAAGCCTGTGAAAGCTCTTTCGACTTTCTCATCAACATGGATGCCGATTTCAGCCACCACCCGCGTTACCTGCCATCGTTGATTGCCGCGATGGAAACCGCCGATGTGGTCATCGGTTCCCGCTATGTGCCGGGGGGCGGAGTCCAGGGCTGGCCCTGGACTCGCCAGCTGATGAGCTTTCTGGTGAATCTTTATTCGCGGACACTGCTGGGTATTCAGGCTCGAGACACCAGTGGTGCCTACCGCTGCTACCGGTTGGAGACATTGCGGCAAGTGCCCCTCGATCAAGTCCGTTCCAGAGGCTACGCCTTCCAAGAGGAGATCCTCTTCCGTCTGGTTCGCGCAGGTGCCCGTGTGGTCGAAGTCCCCATTCTCTTTGAAGACCGTCAGCACGGGCAGTCAAAGATCAACTGGAAAGTCGCCCTGGTGGCACTTTGGGATATGTTCTGTGTCGCTACTGAGCGACTTCGCCGCTAA
- the panB gene encoding 3-methyl-2-oxobutanoate hydroxymethyltransferase → MSHHPPLPSPSQSEGSFTGPRMTVPRFQGAKVRGEKLAMATAYDFLMAKAFDESGVDCVLVGDSLGMVVQGRSSTLPVTIDQMIYHGEIVARACQRALVIVDLPFMSYQVNGDQAVANAGRILKETGAAAVKLEGGALQAETIRRIADADIPVMAHVGLRPQAMHKLGGLGRIQRNADVILADAKAAEEAGAFGIVLELIPSEIAELVTKSLRITTIGIGAGPHCDGQVLVGPDLLGITPGFSPRFLKRFAEIDSQIRSAARAYVQEVHAGQFPGPEHTHS, encoded by the coding sequence ATGTCGCACCATCCACCGCTCCCTTCTCCCAGTCAGTCTGAAGGATCATTCACTGGCCCCAGGATGACAGTTCCCCGTTTTCAGGGAGCCAAAGTTCGCGGCGAAAAACTGGCCATGGCGACAGCCTACGACTTCCTGATGGCAAAGGCTTTTGATGAGTCTGGTGTCGACTGCGTGCTGGTTGGTGATTCTTTAGGAATGGTTGTGCAAGGTCGTAGTTCGACATTGCCTGTCACGATCGACCAGATGATCTATCACGGTGAAATCGTGGCTCGGGCCTGTCAGCGGGCGTTGGTGATCGTCGATTTGCCATTCATGAGTTATCAGGTGAATGGCGATCAGGCAGTGGCGAATGCCGGTCGCATCCTTAAAGAAACCGGAGCGGCAGCAGTCAAACTGGAAGGTGGTGCCTTGCAGGCCGAGACAATTCGCCGGATTGCTGATGCCGATATCCCCGTGATGGCCCATGTGGGGTTGAGACCGCAGGCAATGCACAAATTGGGCGGATTAGGGCGGATTCAACGCAATGCCGACGTGATTCTGGCTGATGCGAAAGCGGCCGAAGAGGCGGGAGCTTTCGGGATTGTCCTCGAACTGATTCCTTCGGAAATTGCCGAACTCGTGACCAAATCTTTGCGAATTACAACCATCGGCATTGGTGCTGGCCCACACTGTGATGGACAGGTTCTCGTGGGGCCCGATTTACTGGGTATCACGCCAGGTTTCTCCCCCAGGTTTCTAAAGCGGTTTGCAGAAATCGATTCGCAGATTCGCAGTGCTGCTCGCGCCTATGTGCAGGAAGTCCATGCCGGCCAGTTTCCCGGGCCGGAGCATACGCATTCGTAA